One stretch of Punica granatum isolate Tunisia-2019 chromosome 5, ASM765513v2, whole genome shotgun sequence DNA includes these proteins:
- the LOC116206986 gene encoding uncharacterized protein LOC116206986 produces MMMELSDHCKITHNSPEDPPTPYCHRKRNNNNEKVKKSNHLSPISSFSFASSSSSCFFCTMDEPDPSLRRAGLAKCFKEIPLSDDPDHVLVLSFLWSAAMSHPDDPEFPSLGLFDCLVKLIRRGLTDGSWLLKDQNIYIPYYASHVLGSYAMNKAQLAEKVMKSGAVQPLVEMMRGRLSWVEQRVAVRVLGHLASHDASFQAITSLELHIEIVQLAMGIASRCLEVIYSEFICINESKRLKYQCNLLTRGLGGAEVENRKAEEWAMQLQSWSLYLLNCFAKKEICLDLMCTNYFLKELCAMWGGLAHSPQLSCGTRLIRTLCRTKFGRKRIADSKEFIYFLCNLSRSSDDCQVIAIDALLNLLRDLDTRYKIIDIATVYLVDLVEMEGLGDVITQVLLQDYHMVRYGNLKLGTEAARGALAEAWEVKVERRKEERLMTEDEVTKRKYIVRSLRKEANRHFRSGEIEKATEHYTKALDHCTLRMTRERVVIYSNRAQCHLVMRHAESAIRDATRAVALSGAAGMHGRSLWRRSQAYDMVGLERQSLMDCLMFINQRVRSEGGEEKIPYYAARMLNKQMNATWVFARARAKAGVSESQVDFGANKARNGTPNNPKEGIFSTDRRKRKAGGGRRRTRHGISIKLLPTTLPNNSKIVEQEH; encoded by the exons ATGATGATGGAGCTCTCAGATCACTGTAAGATCACTCACAACAGTCCCGAAGACCCACCCACACCGTACTGTCACAGGAAGAGAAACAACAACAACGAGAAGGTCAAGAAGAGCAACCACCTATCCCCGATATCGTCGTTTTCGTTTGCTTCTTCGTCATCGTCATGCTTCTTCTGCACCATGGACGAGCCCGACCCGTCCCTCCGGAGAGCCGGACTTGCCAAGTGCTTCAAAGAGATCCCTCTCTCTGACGACCCCGACCATGTCCTCGTACTCAGCTTCCTCTGGAGCGCTGCCATGTCCCACCCCGATG ATCCGGAGTTCCCCTCGCTCGGCCTTTTCGACTGCCTCGTGAAGCTCATCAGGCGAGGACTGACCGACGGCTCGTGGCTCCTCAAGGACCAGAACATCTACATCCCCTACTACGCGTCGCACGTACTCGGGTCGTACGCGATGAACAAGGCCCAGCTGGCCGAGAAGGTCATGAAGTCTGGTGCGGTTCAGCCGCTAGTGGAGATGATGAGGGGGCGGCTCAGCTGGGTCGAGCAGCGAGTCGCCGTCCGCGTGCTGGGTCACTTGGCCAGCCACGACGCCAGCTTCCAAGCCATCACATCTCTTGAACTGCACAT TGAGATTGTACAACTAGCCATGGGAATTGCCTCCAGATGCCTAGAAGTGATCTATAGTGAATTCATCTGCATTAATGAGTCCAAGAGATTGAAGTACCAATGCAACCTATTAACAAGAGGCCTCGGCGGGGCAGAAGTCGAGAACAGAAAGGCGGAGGAATGGGCAATGCAGCTTCAGTCATGGTCCCTCTACCTTCTCAACTGCTTCGCCAAAAAAGAGATTTGCCTCGATTTGATGTGCACTAATTATTTCTTGAAGGAGTTGTGCGCAATGTGGGGGGGACTGGCCCATAGTCCGCAATTGTCATGTGGGACTAGATTAATCCGGACGCTTTGTCGTACCAAATTCGGGAGGAAGAGAATCGCAGACTCAAAGGAATTCATATACTTTCTCTGCAACCTGTCTAGGTCATCGGATGACTGCCAGGTCATCGCAATCGATGCCCTCCTGAATCTCCTTAGAGATCTGGATACCAGATACAAAATCATAGATATAGCGACGGTCTACCTAGTTGACTTGGTCGAGATGGAGGGCTTGGGGGATGTGATCACTCAAGTGCTGCTCCAGGACTACCACATGGTCAGGTACGGAAATCTGAAGCTCGGGACCGAGGCGGCCCGCGGAGCGCTAGCTGAGGCGTGGGAGGTGAAGGTCGagaggaggaaggaggagaGACTCATGACCGAGGACGAGGTTACCAAGAGGAAATACATCGTGAGGTCGTTGAGAAAGGAGGCGAACCGTCACTTTCGGTCGGGAGAAATTGAAAAAGCGACGGAACATTACACCAAGGCGTTAGATCACTGTACGCTAAGGATGACGAGGGAGAGGGTCGTGATCTACAGCAACAGGGCGCAGTGTCATTTGGTGATGAGGCATGCTGAGTCAGCAATCAGGGATGCCACGAGGGCGGTGGCGTTATCCGGTGCGGCGGGAATGCATGGGAGGAGCCTGTGGAGGAGATCTCAGGCGTACGATATGGTGGGCCTCGAGAGGCAGAGCTTGATGGACTGCCTGATGTTCATCAATCAGAGGGTGAGGAGCGAGGGAGGTGAGGAGAAGATTCCGTACTACGCGGCTAGGATGCTGAACAAGCAGATGAACGCCACGTGGGTGTTCGCTCGGGCGAGAGCTAAGGCCGGAGTCAGCGAAAGTCAAGTTGACTTTGGTGCAAATAAGGCTAGAAATG GTACACCAAACAATCCAAAAGAAGGGATTTTCTCGACAGATAGGAGAAAGAGGAAAGCGGGAGGTGGTCGAAGGAGGACAAGACATGGAATCAGCATCAAGCTTTTACCAACAACGTTGccaaataattcaaaaatcgTTGAGCAAGAACATTAA